Proteins encoded together in one Planctomyces sp. SH-PL14 window:
- a CDS encoding SDR family NAD(P)-dependent oxidoreductase, producing MTIEGRTAIVTGGAVRIGRAIVERLAERGARILLHCGRSVDEAAAVCERLRQQGRHIEFVSADLADPVRAAETIFAAVRAKFGTADILINSAAIFENATLEETTEASWDRHQAINLKSPFFLSQALARQLPAGTAGDIVNIIDWRGTHPVPGQAGYTVAKAGLAAMTQLLAQELGARIRVNGVAPGAILPPPGFGREEFEALAGRIPVQRVGGPHNIADAVEFLLTNDFVNGEVLHVTGGQQLVVPRDV from the coding sequence ATGACGATCGAAGGACGGACCGCCATCGTGACCGGAGGCGCAGTCCGCATCGGACGGGCAATCGTCGAACGCCTCGCGGAACGCGGTGCCCGGATCCTCCTCCACTGCGGCCGGTCTGTCGACGAGGCCGCCGCGGTCTGCGAACGACTTCGCCAGCAGGGACGGCACATCGAATTCGTCTCGGCCGATCTGGCTGACCCCGTCCGGGCGGCGGAAACAATCTTCGCCGCGGTCCGGGCGAAGTTCGGGACGGCTGACATCCTCATCAACTCGGCCGCCATCTTCGAGAACGCCACGCTCGAAGAGACGACCGAGGCCTCCTGGGACCGGCACCAGGCGATCAATCTCAAGAGCCCGTTCTTTCTCAGCCAAGCCCTGGCCCGACAGCTTCCCGCCGGAACGGCGGGCGATATCGTGAACATCATCGACTGGCGGGGGACGCATCCCGTTCCGGGACAGGCCGGCTACACGGTCGCCAAGGCGGGCCTCGCCGCCATGACGCAGCTTCTGGCCCAGGAACTGGGGGCCCGGATCCGGGTCAACGGCGTGGCGCCGGGGGCGATCCTTCCCCCTCCCGGATTCGGTCGGGAGGAATTCGAAGCCCTGGCCGGCCGAATTCCGGTCCAAAGAGTCGGCGGTCCGCACAACATTGCGGATGCGGTCGAATTCCTCCTGACGAACGACTTCGTCAACGGCGAGGTTCTTCACGTCACGGGCGGGCAACAGCTCGTCGTTCCCCGCGACGTTTGA